The DNA segment ggagtcattagcagcactgggagcatcatatattgaaatttggggcgactcaaaactgattatcgaacaagcgcagggaaactgggaagtgagggaagaaaggttgcgtccatacctagaccagctagaagggttggcacaaagattcaaggaatgtcgtttttatcatctcccccgagcacagaaccaggctgcggacgctttggccactttagtgtctgtttgggacaacccccggaactttgcctcgaaaccgttggtattgaggagatctcacaaaccatgctacgaagacgtaatgctgttaggggcagatgaaaagccgtggtatttcgatatcgtgacctttatgaaaagtggaacatacccggcagagtcagaacttagggatcaagctgtgattagaaggttagctcagcaattcgtcatccacaatgacttgctttacaaaaggcacatcgatgggttacaactgagatgcttggatgcgggagaagcccgcgaggcaatggaatcggtACACTCGGAaatttgtggggcccatatgggaggagcggtgttagcaaagaaaatcataaggcaaggcttctactggctcaccatggaaagagattgtaacgaatatgcgaagaaatgtcacgattgtcaaatccacggggaTTATAGTCATCTACCGGCCATGGAATTGCATGTGttggcacctatttggccatttgcggcttggggcattgatatcatcggggaggtgaggcctaatgcttcgaatgggcacaaatttattgcagtcgccattgattacttcagcaagtgggtagaggcagagtcgtttggcaagttggggtctaaacagatgaggaagtttatcgaaaaacacttaatcaccagattcggagtgcctcatcacataatCACAGATAATGGGGTCTAGTTTCAAGGATAAGTGAGAGGTCTCTTCCGAGAACAtggtattgaacatcacaggtcttctccgtatcgtccgcaagctaatggcaccgtagaagcagctaataagaaccttaagagaattctcataaaaacggtggaatcacatcggaattggcacgagcagctcccactcgcgttatgggcttatcgcacgacggttaggACGTCAAcgggggcaacgccgttctccttagtgtatggggcataagcagtcctgccgattgagatcgaaaagcgatcgttgagaatcgcagtggaagtagagattcccgagacggaatgggtgaagaagcgatatgagcagttggctttggttgacgagaaaaggatggaagccctttaccatgtgcagctatatcagagaaagatggcccgagccttcaacaaaaaggtcaaggctagccctatcaaagagggggacatggtgctgaaacagatccgtgtgacgcacaccaaccctaggggcaagtttaagcctaactgggaagggccattcttcgtgaagaagatactaagcaaaggagcggtgaagttaactactatggacggcatggaattctccgaacctaccaacctggataggcttaagaaatacttttcgtaaaaaaaaaagaaagaaaaatccccgataggttgaaaacccgtaaagggcggcctatgcaacaataagggacatcccagtgggtgaaaacccgaaagggcactcatttgaaaattccgggatagttaaaggagaggagaaaaatcgccgggatccgaaaaccaaaaggcgggtcctggtaacagtagttataacttgagcaattacaaaaacaatgtataagaggctaaatatttctgttgtttgtaaataaataaaggcatgaatatatttgacgagaatgattggaatcatcataatctactaaatgcatggtaatatgaatcatgagttatacatttcctaccttacttttcacaataaaaagcctacatgcTATCCACCccgctccctatacatcagatatacatcggggtaatcctAATAAAAAACTACCACAAAGCCAtaaagcctaataaggagggataTCCCAGTAGTCCTCAAAATCCCTCAAGCGTGACGCCCGCtctgcagataaggcctcctcggcaactcggagtctctcctcggcgattcgtgctctctcctcgacagcaaggcgaccctcagtctccctccgcatcacctccgaccagtggtcgttccgctcttggtacacctggccaaccctggcatcggcctcccgcaccgactcactccgtctccgctcatggaagtgaagatcgctctaaaaaaaggaacaaaaaaagaataaaaaacagatgtgaaaaaaaaagaagcagcataggcaagaacagaaatcatacatacatgcatgcattccactacactaaaataaggcaaggatacataccaggtggtcggcacAGCGCAAGCTGAGACGGTCTCTGAGGTAACCGGACAGCCCCACGTAGTcagtacaagtctctctcgtagtCTGAGAAGCATCGGAAGGGTCAAATGGTACCCTCGATGTGAAGACGggaggagccatctcgacaccCGCGTAGGCTACCCCGGACTCATCATAACAAAGGGTCGCgaaatctctcccgtagtccggAACGAGCACACCCAAAGAggatctctccggtcgggcagcgctggaggactcgccgacatagtagAGGGGCTCGCTCGCAGATGTCTAAGCCCGAGCACCATCGAAGAAGTCTGACAAatgagcactcctccaggacccctcctgcaaatgaaaacacaataaataccgctaGCTATCTCGTGAATAAAGGTAAATAGACtgaaccactcaccgggacctcctcctgaccaaagacggccgcgacagcctcccacGAAAACACGTCTGCCACGGGATCCACATCCATCGCcaccgctggggcatccctcgtGCTCAACAAAGTCGATAGGTAAAgatcacggcccccggcgtgaacccacacctctctacccacgaaccgacgggtcaagtcctgACGGATAACCGACAAGGGCAtagtccgcaccgcgaacatggaaACGGGGATCTCGCCCGGGGACCAGTGCGACGCTCTAAtcccggtgatgccccggtcgccTAAGTACCAGGCCCGCACgcaagggccggtgagcacgcactcCTGCTCCTGGATCAAAGTCACGTACGCATagtcgggaccgaagtcaaggtcgtcccacctaaaCTTGAtctaaaaacacaaagaaaaagtcagatcaaatcaaacaagaatctagcacgactagaagATATCTACCTGTCCCAAGGTCCGCGAGTCAATCCAGTCTAGGAGCCGCGCCACCGTCCGTCTCTTCTCTGTGCCTAAATCGAACTCTCTCCACCGAGTCATGAGAGGGAGCCTCGGTACTCGTGACCGATGCCGAGACTGgctaggaagaatccgcctctcgtacGCCCAAACCTGCATGAAGAAGATAGAAAGGACGAGTCCAGGGTGCACACATACCAGAAGAGCGAaagtgtaaccaccgaagtccttgcgcttccagcaagtcaaatccaaaaacttaTATATGAAGGCTAGGCccgcccccgcccaatcataagacgCCGCCGCATCCAAATCGCTAAAAGCCTGAATAAGACCAGCATGTACCTTCCCGCTCTTGGCGCGGAAAATCATCTCACTCAAAGTGTACACTAGGAAGCTACGGACAGCCAAGTCAGCGTCATCCGTCTCACAAAAATCTCTgcgactcaagaggctcgcggtagaaATGAACTTCGCTGGAGAGGATTTGGCACCTGGGTAAACTCCTGGCCCAATCAAAGCGGCTAGCCTAGCGCGATCGACCCGCGGACGTATCATGTCAAAGCAGAAGGGAACTGGAGTGCTACTCCCCCGCAGCCCTGTCAGCAAAGAGAAATCTCGGgacgagatggtcatctccccgaaagaaaggtggaaggtatgggtcgagtcaacccacctcTCGCATAGGGCCCGCAGGCCAAAGCGATCGCACACCccattggtgcggggcagcgctgaaataaagggctcaaagcccaactcaCAGACACGGGCTTTCGCTGCGGCGCCTAACATAGAATACCACACGTGGATCTCGGCCgtggtcccggaaatctcgAGGAACTAGAAAGAACAATACAAGAAAGTTTAAATATGGTTCCTAAGCTTGCATTTGATGAAAACACGTTAAGACTAGTTATTCATTCGGTCagaatctaacctagagacgtctggtcaattgggaccaattttctgtaaaatctCTCCTTAGGGTCATTTATGTAGgatttagttaattctttattctttaatccactctcgtctgcaCTGACAAGGAGCATTGGTCAAATTTTTACTATTCGCGTGCATTAGTTaaggtttttactattcacgtgcattagttaggTTTTTAcgattcacgtgcactattcacatttttactattcacgggcattagttaagtttttactattcacgtgcaccaTTCACGCTTTTagtattcacgtgcactattcacgttttcgcTATCcgcgtgcactattcacgttttttactattcacgttcatTATTCATGTTATTTTTACTGTTAGAATGCATAAAGTcatagttttactattcacaataCATATAGCGCACATTCTTACACAAAagtaaacaagtgttacttgtaagtaaagaaattcatattttctaactagagtcctctaaggcaatctaaaggttagcatgcaaatcatgttcggataagGATACTAAAGCCTGGAATTTGAACCAAATAACGAAAAAGTGAGAAAGTACTTACCTCGTtacagcgtgtccggctcagatgcgtcgtagggtcgtggaaagggtccacCCTAGCAAGGTTCACGTAAACCTTCTCCATGCCTTTCAtgccatcgcattcatccaaatccatcccgagaataatccaaatcaaaatctagagagagagagaagaaagagaaggtgtggggttgaaatggaaccccaccaccttatataggaaagaggaatgtcattcccgtaaatagcgaaaaaagtacgatgtgacataaaggtaaaaagtaaataattgaTTACCAGgagcacagacctccgatttgcactCCGTTTCAGCATGCGCTTCTCCCAGACAGTGgccaatactgtcaagataaGAACTCCTGACGACAGCCTATTTTTACAAAACAgtggcaccagtcaaaatacagacgacagtcaatagaaaaataatcGACAATGTGAATCATTCCGAACCAAAAAGACATTCCTACCAAACCATTCGAACCTCCaggacactagctccagtgagaaaatacagacaacggtgttttaaaagaattcagaatcgttagaaagaacctttttgtccttgagccaccttacctacggttcacgaccgaggtagcttttttaCGGTTCACggccgaggtagctttttagccatcttacctacggttcacgaccgaggtagcttttcagccatcttacctacggttcacgaccgaggtagctttttagccatcttacctacggttcacgaccgaggtagctttttagccatcttacctacggttcacgaccgaggtagctttttagccatcttacctacggtccacgtccgaggttgctttcgagcctattttacccacagtcaacgtacgctagggtccgtaagaagaacatccgccggcagccgattcaaaggcaaggacagAAAGAATCGAGAACGACGCCTGAACGCGCAgagcgaaggtcaggtattcttcctcctactctttacgtgtcttttacttttatatgttttacattgcatgtgttgcgttagcaaaaaatgttttcaaaacacacacatcactgtcaaaataggaaagtatgggcaattgtagacaccgagtcggaggacctgtgacgaaaacctgtaaacaagacagTTGAAACGGTTGATTtcggaagttttaaaaacaaaaaataatatataataaggaaggagaaGTTGCGATGGTGCGCGGTCGTCGATTgggcggctcgcgagtgctcagcggcgcGGTGCGAGCGCATAGCGGCAGCTGACGCGCGTCCAACGATGGTCGGATGCCCGCCCGACAGCacggggcgcgcgctcgacgtccgctggacgcacgcgtccgactgcgagtggcgcgcgctcgacgtccgttggacgcacgagcccggcggtgcggagcgcgcgctcgacagccacggggcgtgtgcgcccgacggcacgagacgcgccccggtaggcgtcgggcgagcgcgcccggcagccgttgggcgagcgcccaacgattgttgggtggccgcccaacaatgttgggcggccgcccaactattgttgggcgatcgcccaacaatgttgggcgatagcccaacaaaggttgggcggccgcccaacatggcttgggcggccgcccaacccctttgggcgacgcccgatcttgctcgcctttttccttttactttgaaggatcgagccaaagagtggttaacttctatgccagccgcatcaattgagacttaggagcaattagcccaagcatttttatcaaaaaaatttcctttagcaaaaaccgcaagagtcattaaagagttaacatctttttctcaaaatgatagtgaaactctttatgaggcttgggaacgttttaaagaacttcaacgtttatgcccgcaccaccaattgcccgctgaaattttaatgcaaacattttataatggactaaatcctacaactagaggttcattggacgctatgtccggagtgttattcatgaagaaaacatctgcccaagtaagagaacttttggaggagatggcaatcaacagcagtatgtggcccgcggaacgtggacacctaccatcagcgaaaccatcatcctcaacaacatcatcagttaaaggtatagtgatccttgatccagtagcgatgttgcaagcccaattttctgccttatcgcacaaaattgataggtttatggcaccgtgtgattctaatggtaagccaatccaaacagatgtggattacgaaggtatgagtgaaattgaacaggtaaattttgtccaagggcaaaaccaaaataataacccttattccaatacatataatcctggatggagaaattaTCCTAACTtgaactggagagataataataatgctaatactaatcaaaatcgtactaccaattatcaaaatcaatcaagagattcgattagcactttatcttctaaaatcgacaaattcattgatgctatgagcggaaaaataagtaatcacgacgatggttttaaacggatcgagaataaattcgatcagcttattaaaaaccaatcatctagcatccataatttggagattcaaattggacaactcgctaaatcaattccatcccgcaaagagggaagtcttccaagccatacggaagaaaatccaaaagagcatgttaaggctatcactcttcgttcagggaaaaactacttaggcccggaaattcgactttacctggaactgatttatcaAAGCCCAAAGaggatacattaaaacaaaaagatgcaccaattgactctagtacaaaaacttttgtacccaaaccaccttttccacacaaagtccgcaacaaggactatgataaacaaattttaacatttttagacaaacttaaaatgttgcatattaatttgacatttatggatgcaattacgcaaattcccaattatggtaaattccttaaagatttaatttcaaagaaaatcagttgggaaggaatttcattcatttcactaactgaagattgcagttcgattgtgtcaagcaatttgcccacaaaacacaaagatcccggatgttttaccattccatgTAAATTGGGCGATatagaattcccaagttgtctttgtgatttaggagcaagcattaacttgatgccattatctatttttaataagttaggcttagaagaagacatcaaacgtaccaatatggttttgcaattagcggatcaaaccactaaaagaccatacggtataattgaggatgttttagttaaagttgacaaatttatttttcctaccgatttcgttattttagattttgcttatgatgtaaattgtccgctaatctttggtagaccgttcatgaacacgggacgtgctctagttgatgtgtcggaagggaaagtagttttacgaataggagatgataagattgagtttgatatgaaccaagtgatgaaatatcctatggaagatttcgcttgtatgaaacttgatttaattgaagaatgtgtaaatgacattgttcaaaaagaagaaataatagaacctataatgagtgaggaactagaagataaggacccagaacctttgattcgagaagatggaccagtttcgccttcaattgtagttccacctaaattagaacttaaagaattaccaagtcatttgaggtacgctttcttaggcgaaggagattctctacctattattatctctaacaaattaacacaagtccaaaaagagaaattgaaagaagttgttagaaataggataggaagtatgggttggcaaatttcagacttaaaaggtattaatccaagtattgtaatgcatagaattcatttagaagaagataagccacctaaagcggataggaaaagacgcctaaatccgaacatgaaagaagtagtaaaaaatgaaattactaaacttctggacaatggaaccatttaccctatctcggatagtgaatgggttagtccaatccattgtgtacctaaaaagggaggcataacagttgtaaggaatgaagaaggtgaattaatacctacgcgaaccaccactggttggagggtttatatagattatagaaatttaaataaagcaactaggaaagatcattttcctcttcctttcattgatcaaatgatcgaaaggatagttggtcatgctttctactgttttcttgatggttattccggattctttcaaatatacatttacccggatgaccaagataaaacaaccttcacatgtccttacggaacatttgcatatagaagaatgccctttggtctatgtaacgcacctgcaacatttcaatgttgtatgactgcaatttttaatgatttcattgaagacatcatggaagtttttatggacgatttttcagtttatggagattcttttgattcgtgcctagaaaatttggataaagttttgtctaggtgtgaagaaacaaatttggtattaaactgggaaaaatgtcatttcatggttgacgaatgaattgttttaggtcacaaaatatctgaaaaaggattagaagtagatagagcaaaaacctcagtaatagagaaattaccccctccaactactgttaagggagtaagatcattcttaggacatgctggtttttacagaagatttattaaaaaaatttctgtactttccaaaccacttactaatttactcatgaaagattcaccctttgattttaatgaagaatgcgttaaagcgttcgaaacattgaaaacagctttagtcagtgcacctgttattgctaaacccgattgggatctaccatttgaaattatgtgtgatgcaagtgatttagctgtcggatgtgttttaggtcaaaggaaagataagaaacttcatgtcatttactatgcaagtcacacactgtctggtgcacaattaaactacaccacaactgagaaagaaatgttagccgtagtttttgcatgtgacaagtttaggtcatatttattaggttcaaaagttattatttatactgatcatgcagcattaagatatttatttgctaagaaggatgcaaaaccacgtctaattagatgggttttattgttgcaagaatttgatatagaaataaaagacaaaaagggagttgaaaaccttgtcgccgatcatctatcgagacttgaagatgaaaacggtcctataggtgaaactaccggtatacgagatgatttccctgatgaacacctctatcaaataaaaagtgccatgtcaccatggtatgcagatattgctaattatcttgcagccaatattgttccggaatgattagatttccaacaaaagaagaaattttttttcgatattaaacaatatttttgggaagatccctttttgttcaagacttgtggtgacgggataattaggagatgcgttggtgaaaatgaatacaaatccataatgtcggaatgccattctagttcttatggaggacataatggagttaacaagacagctgctagaatatttgaaagcggtttcttttggcctacgatgtttaaggatgtccgttcatttattactcgttgtgataagtgctaaagaacaggaaatctaggaaggaaagatgagatgcccctcacaaccatattagaagttgaagtctttgatatgtggggaatagatttcatgggaccttttcccccttccaatggtaaaacttacatattagttgccgtcgattatgtttcgaagtgggttgaagcaattgcaaccccgacgaacgaatctaaagttgtcgttaattttcttaaCGATATAttctgtagatttggttgtccaagagttatcgttagtgacggtggtactcattttataaacaagagttttgaaacgcttatgaaaaaatatggagtacgccaccgcgtatcaacgccgtaccatcctcagtcaaatggtcaggcggagatatcaaacagagaactcaaatggattctcgaaaaaacagtttcatcttctagaaaagattggtcttctaaactcaataatgcgctatggacataccgtactgcatttaaaacaccaataggaatgactccgtaccgcttagtgtatgggaaggcatgtcatttgccagtcgaattagaacacaaagcctattgggctattagagaactaaactttgatttacgacaagcaggtaagaaacgtttgctcaatttgaatgagttaaatgagttacgtcatctatcttacgaaaatgcaaagatttataaagaaaaagtgaaaaaatggcacgatgccaaaattaaagtcaaacactttaatgttggagataaagtgctgttatttaattcacgacttcgtttatttccaggaaaacttaagtccagatggataggaccatatttagtcgtcaaaacattcgattatggttctttagaactggaaggtcctatcggagttcgattcaaagttaatggtaatcgatgtaaaatctattacgaaaatatttcccaaCTAGGAATTGAGTTCGTAATAAGATTGTCTGACgtataaattactcagtttttcttacacagtttattttgttttattgtttttatatttttgttcatttattttattttattatattttattttattttattttttcaaaatgccatttttatgattaggTGACTTTATGTTATGGATAGGTCCCTTGATTGGAATTCTGAAATCCGGGTGGTCCCAAGGCTGCTTGGTTGTTGGACCAACTGAATCCCGGGTGATTTTGTCTCCAAGCGGGGTTGTAATTATTCTGATAAGGTCCATTATGCTTCATATAATTGACTTGCTTTAGCACTATGGGGCATTCTGTGCTTCTGTGCTTTCCCACACAGATTTCGCATTTGAAGACTGGCACGGGCGTTGGTTCGGACTTTTTCATCTCAACCAAGACAAGATCAAGCTTTTCTGCCAAAGTTGTTACCTGAGAGTTTGACTCTGATGTCCCTACCGACTTTGATGACGGGGCCTCCACAGCAAATACACCACGTCTTGGGGTCGGCTTCTCTATCTGCCAGTGCGCACTACGCTCTGCTAGCTCCTTCACAAGGCTATAAGCAACTGCCGCTGTCTTACTGAATAAATTACCACCTGCAGCTGTGTCCAAAGAAGCTCTGTTAGCAGAAGAAATACCAGAGTAAAAGAGTTGTACCAAACGGTGCTTTTCAAACCCATGATGTGGGCACTTTCGCATGAGCTTTTGGAATCGTTCCCAAGCCAAGTGTAGATTTTCACTCTCAAACTGTTTGAAACAGTTAATATCGCTCCTTAACTGTGCCGTCTTGGACGGCGGGAAATACTTGGCTAGAAATTCACTGACTGTGCTATCCCAATCTGCTAGGGATCCTGGTTCCAATGAGGCTAGCCAATCTGCTGCTTCATCCTTCAAAGAAAAACGAAATAATGTCATGTATACATCTTCAGTAGTAACATTATTATATTTGAAAGTGCTGCAATAAAGGGTGAATTTATTCAAGTGGGCATTGGGATCCTCATGGTATTCTCCACCGAATTGTCCCGAATTTTGGATCATTTGGATCATCGCTGGTTTGATCTCAAAAGAAGCTGCTGCAATGGCAGGCTGCACTAAGCTAGAGGTAGCTGTAGGCCTCGTGGCCTTGAGAAGCTCCATGATAGAAGGTGGATTGGCCATCTCTTCCGGTTGAGGGATTTCCTCTTCAGGGGGGATGTCGATTTCTTCCACCCTAACCTGCTGTCTGCGTTCTTTCCTTAACCTGCGCGTAGTTTTATCAATGTCAGGGTCAAAACACAAAGGTGAATAACTTCGAGAACGTCGGTgcataaactaaaaataaaacaaaacaaaatagcGTCAAGATCAAATTTCGATTTTTTTGACTTAATGTGCACTCGCGTGcctccccggcaacggcgccaaaaacttgatgctttTTGGATATATAGCAAAATTAAGGTCAAGTATaaacctatcgcaacaagtagtaAAGTGTGCAAGCACaggtcgaacccacagggagacAGGATTGCAGAGCCACTAAGTCTAATCAAACGTCCAAATGTCAAGACAAATAGAATTGGGATAGAATTGGCATTAACTAAATATGCAATTGATTATAAAGAACTGAAAATTAATGCTAGGGATAACAATTGGTGAGATTAATGGATGAGAAATCTGGGATTTCGGATCCTTTGGTT comes from the Euphorbia lathyris chromosome 5, ddEupLath1.1, whole genome shotgun sequence genome and includes:
- the LOC136231037 gene encoding uncharacterized protein isoform X3, whose translation is MVFYYRTIGAKCLHFNNFRSQYHGLFGPPRSFRKQSDINRENEELKRTRPHAVSPRQLLSRRDSHCLAETTTVSPRQNANQQRKLRKERRQQVRVEEIDIPPEEEIPQPEEMANPPSIMELLKATRPTATSSLVQPAIAAASFEIKPAMIQMIQNSGQFGGEYHEDPNAHLNKFTLYCSTFKYNNVTTEDVYMTLFRFSLKDEAADWLASLEPGSLADWDSTVSEFLAKYFPPSKTAQLRSDINCFKQFESENLHLAWERFQKLMRKCPHHGFEKHRLVQLFYSGISSANRASLDTAAGGNLFSKTAAVAYSLVKELAERSAHWQIEKPTPRRGVFAVEAPSSKSVGTSESNSQAVVRSSYLDSIGHCLGEAHAETECKSEVCAPGMEKVYVNLARVDPFHDPTTHLSRTRCNEFLEISGTTAEIHVWYSMLGAAAKARVCELGFEPFISALPRTNGVCDRFGLRALCERWVDSTHTFHLSFGEMTISSRDFSLLTGLRGSSTPVPFCFDMIRPRVDRARLAALIGPGVYPGAKSSPAKFISTASLLSRRDFCETDDADLAVRSFLVYTLSEMIFRAKSGKVHAGLIQAFSDLDAAASYDWAGAGLAFIYKFLDLTCWKRKDFGGYTFALLVCVHPGLVLSIFFMQVWAYERRILPSQSRHRSRVPRLPLMTRWREFDLGTEKRRTVARLLDWIDSRTLGQIKFRWDDLDFGPDYAYVTLIQEQECVLTGPCVRAWYLGDRGITGIRASHWSPGEIPVSMFAVRTMPLSVIRQDLTRRFVGREVWVHAGGRDLYLSTLLSTRDAPAVAMDVDPVADVFSWEAVAAVFGQEEVPEGSWRSAHLSDFFDGARA
- the LOC136231037 gene encoding uncharacterized protein isoform X2 is translated as MMLMAYISYLIAECLSGLFGPPRSFRKQSDINRENEELKRTRPHAVSPRQLLSRRDSHCLAETTTVSPRQNANQQRKLRKERRQQVRVEEIDIPPEEEIPQPEEMANPPSIMELLKATRPTATSSLVQPAIAAASFEIKPAMIQMIQNSGQFGGEYHEDPNAHLNKFTLYCSTFKYNNVTTEDVYMTLFRFSLKDEAADWLASLEPGSLADWDSTVSEFLAKYFPPSKTAQLRSDINCFKQFESENLHLAWERFQKLMRKCPHHGFEKHRLVQLFYSGISSANRASLDTAAGGNLFSKTAAVAYSLVKELAERSAHWQIEKPTPRRGVFAVEAPSSKSVGTSESNSQAVVRSSYLDSIGHCLGEAHAETECKSEILIWIILGMDLDECDGMKGMEKVYVNLARVDPFHDPTTHLSRTRCNEFLEISGTTAEIHVWYSMLGAAAKARVCELGFEPFISALPRTNGVCDRFGLRALCERWVDSTHTFHLSFGEMTISSRDFSLLTGLRGSSTPVPFCFDMIRPRVDRARLAALIGPGVYPGAKSSPAKFISTASLLSRRDFCETDDADLAVRSFLVYTLSEMIFRAKSGKVHAGLIQAFSDLDAAASYDWAGAGLAFIYKFLDLTCWKRKDFGGYTFALLVCVHPGLVLSIFFMQVWAYERRILPSQSRHRSRVPRLPLMTRWREFDLGTEKRRTVARLLDWIDSRTLGQIKFRWDDLDFGPDYAYVTLIQEQECVLTGPCVRAWYLGDRGITGIRASHWSPGEIPVSMFAVRTMPLSVIRQDLTRRFVGREVWVHAGGRDLYLSTLLSTRDAPAVAMDVDPVADVFSWEAVAAVFGQEEVPEGSWRSAHLSDFFDGARA
- the LOC136231037 gene encoding uncharacterized protein isoform X5, encoding MKTWKCPFLFMLRKERRQQVRVEEIDIPPEEEIPQPEEMANPPSIMELLKATRPTATSSLVQPAIAAASFEIKPAMIQMIQNSGQFGGEYHEDPNAHLNKFTLYCSTFKYNNVTTEDVYMTLFRFSLKDEAADWLASLEPGSLADWDSTVSEFLAKYFPPSKTAQLRSDINCFKQFESENLHLAWERFQKLMRKCPHHGFEKHRLVQLFYSGISSANRASLDTAAGGNLFSKTAAVAYSLVKELAERSAHWQIEKPTPRRGVFAVEAPSSKSVGTSESNSQAVVRSSYLDSIGHCLGEAHAETECKSEILIWIILGMDLDECDGMKGMEKVYVNLARVDPFHDPTTHLSRTRCNEFLEISGTTAEIHVWYSMLGAAAKARVCELGFEPFISALPRTNGVCDRFGLRALCERWVDSTHTFHLSFGEMTISSRDFSLLTGLRGSSTPVPFCFDMIRPRVDRARLAALIGPGVYPGAKSSPAKFISTASLLSRRDFCETDDADLAVRSFLVYTLSEMIFRAKSGKVHAGLIQAFSDLDAAASYDWAGAGLAFIYKFLDLTCWKRKDFGGYTFALLVCVHPGLVLSIFFMQVWAYERRILPSQSRHRSRVPRLPLMTRWREFDLGTEKRRTVARLLDWIDSRTLGQIKFRWDDLDFGPDYAYVTLIQEQECVLTGPCVRAWYLGDRGITGIRASHWSPGEIPVSMFAVRTMPLSVIRQDLTRRFVGREVWVHAGGRDLYLSTLLSTRDAPAVAMDVDPVADVFSWEAVAAVFGQEEVPEGSWRSAHLSDFFDGARA